One genomic region from Yarrowia lipolytica chromosome 1C, complete sequence encodes:
- a CDS encoding uncharacterized protein (Compare to YALI0C23991g, similar to uniprot|Q8J2S3 Hericium erinaceum Ribonuclease T2), producing MQFSLATIATVAAAVSALVCPYTKRDAVAAFTSPPLSSADHKSCPADTPVSCSSGAGSADLCCTESPGGVLVLTQFWDWTPAIGPDDLFTLHGLWPDNCDGSYAQFCDKSMEVQSVAAVLQQLGETELLDKMNKIWIPNRGSTDSFWTHEWNKHATCMSTLKDKCYSSDAPQYQSLADWAHTVVNVFETVNTYKFLEAAGITPDSSKTYAKTDFLNALNSNFDGKQVHISCKSGYISEVWYYFHLKGSVVSGQYLPIDDIGSSSCPDQIKFPPKDGSGGTPPPTDPSDPPTGGSKGFINISGQSGCLISNGNWYTSGTCATYTLGESQYGGVTLTSSKGPCDVVNGKFSCASGNNAGQFTQDGSNIVYGGKSDWSAPSVPSGSQQVGVSPGSAGGSVSFNLVFAAK from the coding sequence ATGCAGTTCTCTCTTGCCACCATCGCTACCGTGGCTGCCGCCGTCTCGGCCCTCGTTTGTCCCTACACAAAGCGAGATGCTGTGGCCGCCTTCACCTCGCCCCCTCTCTCTTCTGCTGACCACAAGAGCTGTCCTGCTGACACTCCTGTATCATGCTCCTCTGGCGCCGGCTCTGCCGACCTCTGCTGTACCGAGTCCCCTGGCGGTGTGCTCGTCTTGACCCAGTTCTGGGACTGGACCCCTGCTATTGGCCCCGATGACCTCTTCACCCTGCACGGTCTGTGGCCCGATAACTGTGACGGATCGTACGCACAGTTCTGCGACAAGAGCATGGAGGTGCAGTCAGTGGCCGCcgttctgcagcagctcggagAGACCGAGCTCCTCGACAAGATGAACAAGATCTGGATCCCCAACCGAGGCTCCACCGACTCCTTCTGGACCCACGAGTGGAACAAGCACGCCACCTGCATGTCCACCCTTAAGGACAAGTGCTACAGCTCCGATGCTCCGCAGTATCAGTCCCTTGCCGACTGGGCCCACACCGTTGTCAACGTGTTTGAGACCGTCAACACCTACAAGTTCCTCGAGGCCGCTGGAATCACCCccgactcctccaagaCCTATGCCAAGACTGACTTCCTCAACGCCCTCAACTCAAACTTTGATGGTAAGCAGGTTCACATCTCGTGCAAGTCTGGCTACATCTCTGAAGTTTGGTACTACTTCCACCTCAAGGGCTCTGTTGTGTCCGGCCAGTACCTCCCCATTGACGACATTGGATCCTCCAGCTGCCCCGACCAGATCAAGTTCCCTCCCAAGGACGGATCTGGCggaactcctcctcccaccGACCCCTCCGATCCTCCCACCGGCGGCTCCAAGGGCTTCATCAACATCTCCGGCCAATCTGGATGCCTCATCTCCAATGGTAACTGGTACACGTCCGGTACTTGTGCCACCTACACCCTTGGCGAGTCCCAATACGGCGGTGTCACTCTTACCTCTTCCAAGGGCCCCTGCGATGTTGTTAACGGCAAGTTCTCTTGTGCTTCTGGCAACAACGCTGGCCAGTTCACTCAGGACGGCAGCAACATTGTCTACGGCGGAAAGTCCGACTGGTCTGCTCCCTCAGTACCCTCTGGCTCCCAGCAGGTTGGCGTTTCTCCTGGTTCCGCCGGAGGTTCCGTTTCCTTCAACCTTGTCTTTGCCGCTAAGTAG
- a CDS encoding uncharacterized protein (Compare to YALI0C24013g, weakly similar to uniprot|P28007 Saccharomyces cerevisiae YHR089c GAR1 nucleolar rRNA processing protein, similar to Saccharomyces cerevisiae YDR336W; ancestral locus Anc_5.387), protein MIRNIRPSIRNTNRLYVQIRTLTSTPLYVQETHMPEADKQSLEYADQVFKKGKLQRWWTAFSFDQIPTAPVDEKKRTKGDDWAMIDELREEEDFEVGSDEYDALEAASNANTRMIKANIPTNQNLKKVHKNEIFPEIVFMGHTNAGKSTLVQHVLAWGRPDVPQSHLHSPTSKKGHKGSLSNSINSAFPVISKKHGFTKSFNCYGLTIPNSGGNQIRLVDIPGYGYKSLKDQGAVVEQYLERRTNLRMAILVIDATRGIQDEDKYMLSTLNKYGVTWQVVLTKSDMLVGGDKKLEALGREMWLAANPPKSGSQMVKLTKPQKEKWARRALLAETSIQTQLGKILVQVKKMDTPECPSKALERVIAVSNSPKMLQGYKHDFGGSGISVVRNAILQICGMGFHEQKMWKEMAKYGMS, encoded by the coding sequence atgATTCGGAATATACGACCATCGATACGCAACACAAACCGGCTATATGTGCAAATACGCACACTTACATCCACGCCTCTCTATGTTCAGGAGACCCACATGCCCGAGGCTGACAAACAGTCTCTTGAGTACGCCGACCAAGTGTTCAAGAAAGGCAAGTTGCAACGGTGGTGGacagccttctcctttgACCAGATTCCCACTGCTCCCGTTGATGAGAAGAAACGCACCAAGGGCGACGACTGGGCGATGATCGACGAGCTGcgtgaggaggaggactttGAGGTGGGCTCAGACGAGTACGATGCTCTGGAAGCCGCCTCCAACGCCAACACCCGGATGATCAAGGCCAATATCCCCACTAACCAGAATCTCAAAAAAGTACACAAGAACGAGATTTTCCCAGAAATAGTGTTTATGGGCCACACAAACGCGGGCAAGTCCACCTTGGTCCAGCACGTCTTGGCGTGGGGTCGACCCGACGTTCCACAGTCGCACCTACACTCCCCCACGTCCAAGAAGGGCCACAAGGGCTCGTTGAGCAACTCAATCAACTCTGCTTTTCCTGTGATATCCAAAAAACACGGTTTCACCAAGTCCTTCAACTGCTATGGTCTCACCATTCCAAACTCTGGAGGCAACCAGATCAGACTGGTGGACATTCCCGGCTACGGCTACAAGTCGCTCAAGGACCAAGGCGCGGTAGTGGAGCAGTATTTGGAAAGACGAACTAACCTGCGAATGGCCATTCTTGTAATTGACGCAACCAGGGGCATTCAGGACGaggacaagtacatgcTCTCGACGCTCAACAAGTACGGAGTCACCTGGCAGGTGGTGCTCACAAAGAGCGACATGCTTGTGGGAGGAGACAAGAAACTCGAGGCACTGGGCCGCGAAATGTGGTTGGCTGCTAATCCTCCTAAAAGTGGAAGCCAAATGGTCAAACTGACAAAGCCCCAAAAGGAAAAGTGGGCACGACGGGCGCTATTAGCCGAGACTTCAATCCAGACACAGCTAGGTAAAATTTTGGTGCAGGTGAAGAAAATGGACACTCCTGAGTGCCCGTCCAAGGCCCTAGAGCGGGTCATTGCTGTCAGCAATAGCCCCAAAATGCTGCAGGGATACAAGCATGATTTTGGCGGAAGTGGCATTAGTGTTGTACGAAACGCCATTCTACAGATCTGCGGCATGGGCTTCCACGAGCAGAAAAtgtggaaggagatggCCAAGTATGGCATGTCTTGA
- a CDS encoding uncharacterized protein (Compare to YALI0C24035g, no similarity): protein MPEPTYPKMAYWIEWFVGTASNVGFPPTTVLNEATGLELTTLEWSKKLATAATTVFKRDVDYVREYMVSNIKAYLTSEGAASTDSSSAALISDISETKELPGN, encoded by the coding sequence ATGCCCGAACCGACTTACCCCAAAATGGCCTATTGGATTGAGTGGTTTGTGGGAACCGCCTCCAACGTGGGCTTCCCTCCGACCACAGTGCTCAACGAGGCCACGGGCTTGGAGTTGACCACTCTGGAATGGTCCAAGAAATTGGCGACTGCGGCGACCACAGTTTTCAAGCGAGATGTGGATTACGTGCGAGAATACATGGTCTCCAACATCAAGGCGTACCTGACGAGCGAGGGAGCTGCGTCGACCGACTCATCGTCTGCCGCACTAATCTCCGATATCTCCGAAACCAAGGAACTGCCGGGTAACTGA
- a CDS encoding uncharacterized protein (Compare to YALI0C24057g, similar to Saccharomyces cerevisiae GAR1 (YHR089C); ancestral locus Anc_5.388, similar to uniprot|P28007 Saccharomyces cerevisiae YHR089c GAR1 nucleolar rRNA processing protein 5 end), whose amino-acid sequence MSFRGRGGFRGGRTGAPMQMGPPDQVFEMGAFLHACEGDIVCKSINEKIPYFNAPIYLENKTQVGKVDEILGPMNDVMFTIKPSEGFQAASFKSGDKFYIGGDKLLPLERFLPKPKATGVKKPKAAGGRGGARGGARGGFGGRGGARGGFGGRGGARGGFGGAPRGGRGGFGAPRGGRGGFGGRGGGRGGFGGGRGGRGGY is encoded by the coding sequence ATGAGCTTCAGAGGACGAGGCGGATTCCGAGGTGGCCGAACCGGCGCACCCATGCAGATGGGCCCTCCCGATCAGGTGTTTGAGATGGGTGCCTTTCTGCACGCTTGCGAGGGCGATATCGTCTGCAAGTCCATCAATGAGAAGATCCCCTACTTCAACGCCCCCATTTACCTTGAGAACAAGACCCAGGTCGGCAAGGTCGACGAGATTCTTGGCCCCATGAACGATGTCATGTTCACTATCAAGCCCTCCGAGGGCTTCCAGGCCGCTTCTTTCAAGTCTGGTGACAAGTTTTACATTGGCGGAGacaagctgctgccgctggaGCGATTCCtgcccaagcccaaggccACCGGCGTTAAGAAGCccaaggctgctggaggacgaggtggTGCTCGAGGCGGTGCTCGAGGCGGCTTTGGTGGCCGTGGAGGTGCTCGAGGAGGCTTTGGTGGCCGAGGCGGTGCTCGAGGAGGCTTCGGAGGTGCTCCCCGAGGCGGACGAGGTGGCTTTGGAGCTCCccgaggtggacgaggcgGATTtggaggccgaggtggaggcCGTGGTGGATTCGGCGGTGGacgaggtggccgaggaggttaCTAA
- a CDS encoding uncharacterized protein (Compare to YALI0C24079g, similar to uniprot|Q9VGG9 Drosophila melanogaster CG31368-PA), with protein MALSTDLLKISPLAALLNKDNVSINSVYQFIEKNGFNDRDLHTLESLNGLEKLWPVYNKKQANTNAIVVALLVLAKANDGFDLWTVFEKSPENFGHFYKTVLNLVAGDKPTRIQKVRTKLLRFLTVSFQWLDSQLVRSEAGALVSVYTWMHMDEKVRENLLKGNKRLGKLWRGAMKAYDKGDKKEDIDKQSSFLSTLTDIMLQKEHDTEFVDTYLCFLISIVSQIPSRRFANSVIKSKNVCSLLKKCNADLLKTLDFYVHFPMDDFSGEELTPLQVRKLQTQYLEKFQLYAFENLPEKLRLASLCNFASLTKDEVKKELSNLSKAEIESLLNLLGSSGKKLVTLNYQLASLTSNRNLNAEFDAIDLLPTEKSLNSQYSELTLPRLTLQYLSMNDFILKSLRLQQVEIFHQINSDVENVVNRLKTRKRNDAGEEITGFSKYATKILNEAVLHVAPPFVGESNPGYCRVEITVDIYRQDKREWDSLKPGDVVFLLKLGTGLEQLRGAFVHDILDSDNKSIVQWSGYNEIESSQRKFILDVDPAHWGDVFQANVLMRRKSKEAAFYPTLKTIHGLHKIRSILPEWISGVFLGYGEIPEQPTGVVDLLDTFQTSKQVYEAFPEKFECTEEASAPFKLDTSDDKWSLIPYTPVDKGPYFVQEDHSNKLKFTQAQGQAIVSGTLPGLTVIVGPPGTGKTDVATQIILNLYHSHPSEVTLVIAHSNQALNHLFEKIALLDVNQKHLLRLGHGEDMIREEVSKGGSFSKVGRAENLLEGRATLLREVDSLAESIGAEGAHGDSCETAHHFFRVFVLPKYQKWQKEGGKFPFDEFFKDKKDHSDAGKWYHIDRIFTDLADIRPVEHMSGKAQSDYMLVKEAKVVAMTAKYASMHHDSLVRLGFRYSSLVAEEAAQLTEIELVIPMTLQKETDALKRVVLIGDHKQNAPIVTNELVRKCNFDQSTFGRFIRLGMPTFLLDSQGRAKPSISDIYGWRYGGLKNLPHTKEGVYQYANSGFLHDVQFINVDDYEGQGETEVAPHVIQNLGEAEYAIALYQYMRLLGYPADKITILTMYNGQKALLQEICSRRCASTKGDREIFGMPRVITTVDQYQGEQNDYVIVSLVRTKHVGYLRDVRRMTVAVSRARLGLYVLGRYDMLAQCVELEEMMKKLGGSHNLEAVMGEMYEQKERLSGDKPKDAAASVTLTGVVHLGQYVEQMTQQYKSRHGLV; from the exons ATGGCCCTATCGACAGACCTGCTCAAGATCTCGCCTCTAGCAGcgctgctcaacaaggatAACGTGTCGATAAACTCAGTCTATCAATTCATCGAGAAGAACGGCTTCAATGATCGCGACCTGCATACCCTAGAGTCTCTGAATGGACTAGAGAA attATGGCCAGTTTACAACAAGAAACAGGCCAACACAAATGCCATTGTCGTGGCactccttgttcttgccAAGGCCAATGACGGATTCGATCTATGGACGGTGTTCGAGAAGAGCCCCGAAAATTTTGGCCATTTTTACAAAACGGTACTCAATCTCGTGGCCGGAGACAAGCCAACACGGATCCAGAAAGTGCGAACCAAACTACTGCGGTTTCTGACCGTTTCTTTCCAGTGGCTTGACTCTCAGTTGGTGCGATCAGAGGCAGGAGCATTGGTGTCGGTCTACACATGGATGCATATGGACGAGAAGGTGCGAGAGAACCTGCTCAAGGGAAACAAGCGACTGGGGAAGCTCTGGAGAGGCGCCATGAAAGCCTACGACAAGggcgacaagaaggaggacatCGATAAACAGTCTTCGTTTCTATCGACACTTACAGACATCATGTTACAGAAGGAGCACGATACGGAGTTTGTTGACACATATCTGTGTTTTCTCATCTCTATTGTGTCGCAAATCCCCTCAAGACGATTCGCCAACAGTGTTATCAAGTCCAAGAATGTGTGTTCATTGTTGAAGAAGTGTAACGCCGATTTGCTCAAGACCCTCGATTTTTACGTGCATTTTCCCATGGACGATTTCTCCGGCGAAGAGCTGACTCCTCTGCAAGTGCGAAAGCTGCAGACCCAGTATCTGGAAAAGTTCCAGCTCTATGCATTCGAGAATCTGCCTGAAAAGCTGCGACTCGCGAGTTTGTGTAACTTTGCATCTCTCACAAAGGatgaggtcaagaaggagctgtcGAACCTGTCCAAGGCTGAAATTGAGAGCCTGTTGAACCTGCTGGGAAGCTCAGGCAAGAAACTGGTGACTCTCAACTACCAGTTGGCATCTCTCACTTCAAACCGAAACCTGAATGCCGAGTTTGACGCTATAGACCTGCTGCCTACAGAAAAGTCGCTCAATTCACAGTACTCCGAGCTTACTCTACCCCGACTTACTCTGCAGTATCTCAGTATGAACGACTTTATTCTCAAGTCGTTGCGTCTTCAGCAGGTCGAGATCTTCCATCAGATCAATAGTGATGTGGAGAATGTCGTCAACCGTCTCAAGACGAGAAAACGAAACGACGCCGGAGAGGAAATCACAGGATTCAGCAAGTACGCTACAAAGATCCTTAACGAGGCTGTTCTGCATGTGGCACCTCCTTTTGTGGGCGAGTCCAATCCCGGATACTGCCGTGTGGAGATCACCGTGGATATTTACAGACAGGACAAGCGAGAATGGGACTCATTGAAACCTGGTGACGTCGTGTTTTTGCTGAAGTTGGGGACAGGGCTTGAACAGCTGCGTGGTGCTTTTGTGCACGATATCCTCGACTCAGATAATAAGAGTATTGTGCAATGGAGTGGGTACAATGAGATTGAGTCGTCCCAGCGAAAGTTCATATTGGACGTGGATCCGGCCCATTGGGGCGATGTCTTTCAGGCCAACGTTCTTATGAGAAGaaagtccaaggaggcAGCCTTTTATCCTACCCTGAAGACTATCCATGGTCTACACAAAATCCGGTCTATTCTCCCTGAGTGGATCAGTGGAGTGTTTTTAGGCTACGGAGAGATCCCTGAGCAGCCTACGGGTGTGGTGGATTTGCTAGACACTTTCCAGACTAGCAAACAGGTCTATGAAGCTTTCCCCGAAAAGTTTGAATGTACTGAGGAGGCTTCTGCTCCATTCAAGCTTGATACCTCGGATGACAAGTGGAGCTTGATTCCTTACACTCCTGTGGATAAGGGGCCTTATTTtgttcaagaagatcacTCCAATAAGCTCAAGTTCACACAAGCGCAAGGTCAGGCCATTGTTTCCGGCACTCTACCTGGTCTCACTGTGATAGTCGGCCCTCCCGGTACCGGTAAGACTGATGTGGCTACTCAGATTATCCTCAATCTGTATCACAGTCATCCCTCTGAGGTTACATTGGTGATTGCTCATAGTAACCAGGCTCTGAACCATTTGTTTGAGAAGATCGCTTTGCTTGATGTTAACCAGAAACACCTCCTGCGATTGGGTCATGGTGAAGATATGATTCGGGAGGAGGTGTCTAAGGGAGGTTCTTTTAGCAAGGTTGGTAGAGCCGAAAACCTGCTTGAGGGACGTGCCACCTTGCTACGGGAGGTGGACAGCCTGGCCGAGAGTATTGGTGCTGAGGGTGCTCATGGAGATAGTTGTGAGACTGCGCATCATTTCTTCAGAGTCTTTGTGCTGCCCAAGTATCAAAAGTGGCAGAAGGAAGGCGGAAAGTTCCCGTTCGATGAATTTTTCAAGGATAAGAAGGACCATTCTGATGCGGGCAAGTGGTACCATATTGACAGGATCTTCACCGATCTTGCTGACATTCGTCCTGTGGAACACATGTCTGGCAAGGCTCAGAGTGACTACATGCTTGTCAAGGAAGCTAAGGTGGTTGCCATGACAGCCAAATATGCTTCGATGCATCACGACTCGCTAGTTAGGTTGGGTTTCAGATACTCTTCGCTTgttgcagaagaagctgccCAGCTAACCGAGATTGAGTTGGTGATCCCCATGACTCTTCAGAAGGAGACAGACGCGCTCAAGCGGGTGGTGTTGATCGGAGATCACAAGCAGAACGCCCCCATTGTGACTAATGAGCTAGTTCGCAAGTGCAACTTTGATCAAAGCACGTTTGGCCGATTTATCCGGCTTGGCATGCCCACTTTTCTTCTCGACTCCCAGGGACGAGCCAAGCCATCGATTTCAGACATTTACGGTTGGCGGTATGGTGGGCTCAAGAACCTACCGCACACCAAGGAGGGCGTCTACCAGTACGCAAACTCTGGCTTTCTGCATGACGTTCAGTTCATCAATGTGGATGACTACGAGGGACAAGGAGAGACCGAGGTGGCACCTCACGTCATCCAGAACCTCGGCGAGGCTGAATATGCTATTGCtctgtaccagtacatgaGACTTCTTGGCTATCCTGCTGACAAGATCACCATTCTGACAATGTACAATGGTCAGAAGGCCTTGTTGCAGGAGATTTGTTCTCGACGATGTGCCTCTACAAAGGGCGACCGGGAGATTTTTGGGATGCCTAGAGTCATCACCACGGTCGACCAGTATCAGGGAGAGCAGAACGACTACGTCATTGTTTCGCTTGTGCGAACAAAGCATGTGGGTTATCTGCGGGACGTACGACGTATGACGGTTGCAGTGTCTCGAGCTAGATTGGGTCTCTACGTTCTTGGCCGTTATGACATGCTTGCCCAATGCgtcgagctggaggagatgatgaagaagctTGGAGGTTCTCATAACCTGGAGGCTGTTATGGGAGAAATGTATGAGCAAAAGGAGCGCCTGTCAGGAGACAAGCCAAAGGACGCTGCTGCCTCGGTGACTCTGACGGGCGTTGTCCACCTCGGCCAGTATGTCGAGCAGATGACGCAGCAGTACAAGTCTCGTCATGGCTTAGTCTGA